The following proteins are co-located in the Bacillus pumilus genome:
- a CDS encoding amino acid ABC transporter ATP-binding protein has product MLTVKGLKKSFGENEILKSIDFTINKGQVVAILGPSGSGKTTMLRCLNALETPNGGSFTFDDFSIDFSKKNKSADLLKLRRKSGMVFQDYHLFPHRTVLENVMEGPVQVQRRPKETVRKEAIQLLQKVGLEDKKDLYPFQLSGGQKQRVGIARALAIQPELMLFDEPTSALDPELVGEVLKVMKDLAKEGWTMAVVTHEIKFAQEVADEVIFIDGGVIVEQGPPEEIFKQPKEERTKQFLNRILNPV; this is encoded by the coding sequence ATGCTAACAGTCAAAGGCTTAAAGAAATCCTTTGGTGAAAATGAGATTCTAAAGTCGATTGATTTTACGATCAACAAAGGACAGGTTGTGGCCATCCTTGGTCCATCAGGTTCAGGAAAAACAACGATGCTTCGCTGTTTGAATGCACTTGAAACACCAAATGGCGGCTCCTTTACCTTCGATGATTTCTCGATTGATTTTTCGAAAAAAAATAAATCAGCTGATCTGCTGAAACTTCGCCGCAAGTCAGGAATGGTGTTTCAGGATTATCACCTGTTTCCACACCGCACCGTGCTTGAGAACGTGATGGAAGGTCCTGTTCAAGTACAGCGCCGGCCAAAGGAAACGGTTCGAAAAGAAGCCATCCAGCTCTTGCAAAAGGTTGGCCTTGAAGATAAAAAAGATCTGTATCCCTTCCAGCTTTCAGGCGGTCAAAAGCAGCGTGTCGGCATAGCCCGTGCACTTGCCATTCAGCCAGAGCTCATGCTTTTTGATGAACCAACCTCTGCGCTTGACCCTGAGCTTGTCGGGGAAGTGTTAAAGGTCATGAAGGATCTGGCCAAAGAAGGCTGGACAATGGCGGTTGTCACACATGAAATCAAATTTGCCCAAGAAGTGGCAGACGAAGTGATTTTTATTGATGGCGGCGTCATTGTCGAACAAGGTCCTCCGGAAGAAATTTTCAAACAACCGAAAGAAGAACGAACAAAGCAATTCTTAAACCGGATTTTGAATCCGGTATGA
- a CDS encoding class D sortase has protein sequence MISAILITAGLCLAIVGYLKVIDGQREVDQSFQSAQAAIQQKESSFAPQAGEIIGLLHIPKLKAELPIVEGTEADDLAKGVGHYQESYFPNEQGQIVLSGHRDTVFRRTGELVEGDQLVIELSYGRFTYEIEKTKIVKKDDTSIITLQHKKEELVLTTCYPFSYIGPAPNRYIIYGKRV, from the coding sequence TTGATCTCTGCCATATTGATCACGGCGGGTCTTTGTCTAGCGATTGTTGGATATTTGAAGGTCATTGATGGACAAAGGGAAGTCGATCAGTCATTCCAGTCTGCACAAGCAGCCATCCAGCAAAAGGAGTCTTCTTTTGCACCGCAGGCTGGAGAAATCATTGGGCTTTTGCACATTCCAAAACTAAAGGCTGAGTTGCCGATTGTAGAAGGAACAGAAGCAGATGATTTGGCAAAAGGTGTTGGACATTATCAAGAGAGCTATTTTCCTAATGAACAGGGACAAATTGTTTTATCTGGGCATCGAGATACTGTGTTCAGACGAACAGGAGAACTTGTAGAAGGGGATCAACTCGTCATTGAGCTTTCATACGGTCGATTTACTTATGAAATTGAAAAAACAAAGATTGTGAAGAAAGATGATACAAGTATCATCACACTGCAACATAAAAAAGAAGAACTTGTCCTAACCACATGTTATCCTTTTTCTTATATTGGTCCTGCACCAAACAGATATATTATATATGGGAAGCGTGTTTAG
- a CDS encoding amino acid ABC transporter permease, translating to MLQNNTLGVVIPWDLLQQSFWPMVMQGIYYTIPLAIIAFIIGIFIALVTALARMSKIKALRWIFSIYVSAVRGTPLFVQLFIIFYFFPTFNITLDPYPSAIIAFSLNVGAYASEIIRASVLSVPKGQWEAGYSIGMTHRKTLVRVILPQAVRVSIPPLSNSFISLVKDTSLASQILVAELFRKSQEIAAANLDQILFIYMEAALIYWVFCFILSLVQHQIEKRLDRYVAR from the coding sequence ATGTTACAAAATAATACCCTAGGAGTCGTCATTCCTTGGGATCTTCTTCAGCAATCTTTCTGGCCAATGGTGATGCAGGGAATTTATTATACAATTCCCCTCGCCATCATTGCCTTTATCATCGGTATTTTTATTGCGCTTGTGACAGCTCTTGCTAGAATGTCTAAAATCAAAGCGCTCAGATGGATTTTTTCCATCTATGTGTCGGCCGTTCGCGGAACGCCGCTTTTTGTGCAATTGTTTATTATTTTCTATTTTTTTCCGACATTTAATATCACACTGGATCCATATCCAAGTGCGATTATTGCTTTTTCATTAAACGTAGGTGCGTATGCGTCGGAGATTATCCGTGCATCCGTCCTTTCTGTTCCAAAAGGACAATGGGAAGCTGGTTATTCCATCGGGATGACGCATCGCAAAACGCTCGTCCGTGTCATTTTACCGCAGGCGGTGCGTGTATCGATTCCACCGCTGTCTAATTCATTCATTAGTTTGGTGAAGGATACATCTCTTGCCTCCCAAATCCTCGTGGCAGAGCTTTTCCGTAAGTCACAGGAAATTGCTGCGGCGAACTTGGATCAAATTTTGTTCATTTATATGGAAGCAGCCCTCATCTATTGGGTATTCTGCTTCATTCTATCGCTCGTTCAGCACCAAATTGAAAAACGACTTGATCGATATGTCGCAAGGTAA
- a CDS encoding dienelactone hydrolase family protein, giving the protein MQTSKQKPVMILIHEIYGINDHMKRMIDHFEKAGFEVYCPHLLGQVKHFPYASENEAYGYFMNKVGFDESVKSVLNVAKELKKKNPKINIFLLGFSVGATIAWRCSQYDQLFTGVIGFYGSRIRDYVDITPACKTLLFFPEVEASFNPREVASVLEKRDELRVTIVEGKHGFANPYSAAFHAESKNCCFQEIDDFIKAGLLKEV; this is encoded by the coding sequence TTGCAAACATCAAAACAAAAACCCGTCATGATCTTAATACACGAAATATACGGAATAAATGATCATATGAAGAGGATGATCGATCATTTTGAAAAAGCTGGTTTTGAGGTCTACTGTCCTCATTTATTGGGACAGGTCAAACACTTCCCTTATGCCAGTGAGAATGAGGCTTACGGCTACTTTATGAATAAAGTTGGTTTTGATGAATCGGTAAAGAGCGTACTGAATGTAGCAAAAGAGTTGAAAAAAAAAAATCCAAAGATAAACATATTTCTACTAGGTTTTAGTGTGGGGGCAACAATTGCCTGGCGATGCAGCCAATATGATCAGTTGTTTACCGGAGTCATTGGATTTTATGGTTCAAGGATCAGAGATTACGTCGATATTACACCTGCCTGCAAAACGCTGTTATTTTTCCCAGAGGTCGAAGCATCCTTTAACCCTCGGGAGGTTGCGAGTGTTTTGGAGAAAAGGGATGAGCTTCGCGTGACAATAGTAGAGGGAAAGCATGGATTTGCCAATCCATATTCTGCGGCTTTTCACGCTGAATCGAAAAATTGTTGCTTTCAGGAAATAGATGATTTTATCAAAGCAGGTCTGCTGAAAGAAGTATGA
- a CDS encoding AbrB/MazE/SpoVT family DNA-binding domain-containing protein, whose amino-acid sequence MINEDDVRHIDKFGRVVLPTNIRKRLKIRPQDFIEIYLEEGQIVMKPYWQDKPCIVTGQVTCSNKVLSGGLVISPEGARLLLQDLLALRLQKEI is encoded by the coding sequence TTGATAAACGAAGACGATGTAAGGCATATAGATAAATTCGGAAGAGTTGTCCTTCCGACGAATATTAGAAAAAGGCTGAAGATTCGCCCGCAAGATTTTATAGAGATCTATCTTGAAGAAGGCCAGATTGTGATGAAACCATACTGGCAGGACAAACCTTGTATAGTGACGGGGCAAGTGACATGCTCCAACAAGGTGCTATCAGGTGGATTGGTCATCAGTCCAGAGGGAGCGAGACTGCTGTTGCAAGATCTACTGGCGCTTCGCTTACAAAAAGAGATATAA
- a CDS encoding YczE/YyaS/YitT family protein, translating to MLLKREHLFRWFFYFVGLIVLAFGLSLTVKGKILGIGPWDAFHYGLFQHFGLTIGQWSIIIGALIVTLTSVFTKSFPKIGALLNMVLIGVFIDFFNAVLPAPHGYLPALYVFITGVVVSGYGVGIYVSANLGAGPRDSLMLLISAKTGLNVQWVRNGIELTVLLFAWMLGGPIGIGTILTAIFTGLVLRFSLPQSTRLLQLLITKTAEKPVQTLIR from the coding sequence ATGCTTTTGAAGCGGGAACATCTTTTTCGTTGGTTTTTTTATTTTGTTGGATTGATCGTACTTGCTTTTGGACTATCACTGACAGTGAAAGGAAAGATCCTTGGAATTGGTCCTTGGGACGCTTTTCATTACGGACTGTTTCAGCACTTTGGACTCACGATTGGGCAATGGTCCATCATTATTGGTGCACTGATTGTGACACTGACATCTGTTTTCACGAAATCATTTCCAAAGATCGGCGCTTTACTGAACATGGTGCTGATTGGCGTGTTTATTGATTTCTTTAATGCGGTATTACCTGCACCACATGGGTATTTACCCGCTTTATATGTGTTTATTACGGGCGTTGTTGTTTCTGGTTACGGTGTCGGCATTTATGTTTCAGCCAATCTTGGCGCCGGGCCAAGAGATTCATTAATGCTGCTCATCTCAGCAAAAACAGGCTTGAACGTGCAATGGGTCCGAAATGGAATTGAGTTAACAGTGCTTCTATTTGCATGGATGCTTGGCGGACCGATCGGAATTGGAACAATTCTGACCGCCATCTTTACAGGACTCGTACTCCGTTTCTCCTTGCCACAATCCACACGGCTTTTGCAGCTGCTTATTACAAAAACGGCAGAGAAACCCGTTCAAACCCTTATCCGATAG
- a CDS encoding isopeptide-forming domain-containing fimbrial protein, whose protein sequence is MNILKRTSQLFLILVLIVGNLLTVSPAVSQAAGTVVVNNTDSYMIGRDPLTLYQLDGNNPTSVKASVQVKGINTNLVNGVAVNDQENTVYATTTASGEPVLYKINATSGQAERVGVLGGGASNAVVHNSKYIHSYASGGEYFLGTYDLATGQKTSKKIVGYDIGSGVGGDLVVDKDGYLWFASNGSGAIAQMNPDTAEVIRVIPIKNADGKMIDGGVRGISFLPNGQMLLQSGLNESIGHSTLFTLDAKTLSTTYMGTAGNSLSYDLASRVKPEFDPYPPELESEKSVVLQKKADGNTDEKHPEVGDTLLYTIKAKNTVQYGIVKNLIISDNLPSSLTYVPGSLKVDGASVTDAKDQDKGDYTNGTVTGQIGDVKNTGWHTVTFEAKVGKGQAGKDIQNTANVKGENTPPDKPTTNIEIYPRDPKLESEKSAVLQKKADGNTDEKHPEVGDTLLYTIQARNAVEDSVIEDLVISDKLPQGLSYVPNSLQIDGNPVTDTKDQDNGDMTDGTVTGTFGEVKDATWHTVTFEVTVDKGQAGKDIQNTANVTGGNTPPDEPTTNVEIYPREPKLTSEKTAVLQKKADGNTDEKHPEVGDTLLYTIKTKNTIEDSLVENLVISDELPEGLAYVPNSLEVDGQAVTDEQDQDNGDVTNRTVSGQFGDIKDTDWHTVTFEVTVEKGQSGQDIQNTASVTGNNTPPDDPTTKTEIYPRDPKLESEKSAVLQKKAEGNTDEEHPEVGDTLLYTIKTKNTIEDSLIKDLVISDQLPKGLKYVTGSLQIDGESVSDVKDDDSGNYTDGKVTGSFGDVKDTDWHTVTFEVTVEKGQAGQDIQNTASVTGENTPPDDPTTNTKIYPRDPKLSSEKSASIQKKAEGNTDKKTPQVGDTLLYTIKTKNLEEDSIVDNLVISDELPAGLQYVEGSLKVDGQTVTDAKDDDNGDYTKGTVTGQFGQIKDTDWHTVTFEAKIAKGQADKTIQNTAKVTGDNTPPDEPTTETKIDPRDPKLESDKTSEISQKAKGNTNEKQVQVGDTLLYTIKTKNSVEDSIIKDLVIADKLPEGLEYVEGSLKVDGQAVTDAKDDDNGDYTKGTVTGQFGDIQDTKWHTVTFEAKVAKEYEGQTIQNIAVVNGENVDDPDKPENSTTVEPPHVPEVPANPDQPSEPQKDTPGHHLPNTATAMYNLLLAGFALVLIGAALIVWNRRKRNG, encoded by the coding sequence ATGAACATATTGAAAAGAACGAGTCAATTATTTCTTATATTGGTGCTGATTGTTGGAAATTTATTAACGGTCTCACCAGCTGTTTCTCAAGCAGCTGGGACGGTGGTTGTAAACAACACAGATTCCTACATGATTGGAAGAGATCCATTGACTCTTTATCAGCTTGATGGGAATAATCCAACCAGCGTAAAAGCTAGTGTGCAGGTGAAAGGGATTAATACGAATTTAGTCAACGGTGTTGCTGTCAATGATCAAGAAAATACTGTGTATGCTACTACGACAGCAAGCGGAGAGCCTGTTCTTTATAAAATAAATGCAACTTCTGGACAAGCAGAGCGTGTAGGTGTACTAGGTGGAGGTGCTTCTAATGCCGTTGTTCATAATAGTAAATATATACATTCTTATGCTTCAGGTGGTGAATACTTCCTTGGAACGTACGATTTAGCTACGGGTCAAAAAACGTCCAAAAAAATTGTAGGCTATGACATCGGCTCTGGCGTTGGCGGGGACCTTGTAGTCGATAAAGACGGCTATCTTTGGTTCGCATCTAATGGAAGTGGAGCCATTGCGCAAATGAATCCTGATACAGCTGAAGTCATTCGTGTCATTCCAATTAAAAATGCGGATGGTAAAATGATTGACGGAGGCGTTCGGGGGATTAGCTTTTTGCCAAATGGACAAATGCTATTACAGTCAGGGTTAAATGAGTCTATCGGACATTCTACTCTTTTTACACTTGATGCGAAAACATTAAGTACAACTTATATGGGTACTGCAGGTAATTCATTATCTTACGACTTAGCTTCACGGGTGAAACCAGAATTTGATCCATATCCTCCAGAGCTTGAATCAGAAAAATCTGTTGTCTTACAGAAAAAAGCAGATGGCAACACAGATGAGAAGCATCCAGAAGTAGGCGACACGCTGCTTTATACAATTAAAGCAAAAAATACCGTGCAATATGGTATTGTTAAAAATCTGATCATATCAGATAACCTTCCGAGCAGCTTAACCTATGTTCCAGGCTCGCTTAAGGTGGATGGCGCAAGTGTAACAGATGCCAAAGATCAAGACAAAGGTGACTATACAAACGGCACTGTGACTGGTCAAATAGGTGACGTGAAAAATACTGGTTGGCACACAGTGACATTTGAAGCGAAAGTAGGAAAAGGTCAAGCGGGTAAAGACATTCAAAACACAGCGAATGTAAAGGGAGAAAATACCCCGCCAGACAAACCAACAACGAACATAGAAATCTACCCGCGCGATCCAAAGCTTGAATCAGAAAAATCAGCGGTCTTACAGAAAAAAGCAGATGGTAATACAGATGAGAAGCATCCAGAAGTAGGCGACACATTACTGTATACCATTCAAGCCCGTAATGCTGTTGAAGACAGCGTCATTGAAGATCTTGTGATTTCTGACAAGTTACCTCAAGGATTATCTTATGTACCAAATTCGCTACAGATAGATGGGAATCCAGTCACAGATACAAAAGATCAAGACAACGGTGATATGACAGATGGAACTGTTACTGGAACGTTCGGTGAAGTGAAGGATGCGACATGGCATACCGTGACGTTCGAAGTGACGGTGGACAAAGGTCAGGCAGGCAAAGATATTCAAAATACAGCCAACGTGACAGGCGGCAACACACCGCCGGACGAGCCGACAACGAATGTAGAGATCTATCCTCGTGAACCAAAGCTGACTTCTGAAAAAACAGCCGTCTTGCAGAAAAAAGCAGATGGTAATACAGATGAGAAGCATCCGGAGGTCGGTGACACACTTCTTTATACAATTAAAACCAAGAATACGATAGAAGACAGTCTCGTTGAAAACTTAGTGATCTCAGATGAACTGCCAGAAGGATTAGCATATGTGCCGAATTCACTTGAGGTAGACGGACAAGCGGTTACAGATGAGCAAGATCAAGACAATGGGGACGTCACAAATAGGACCGTCTCAGGACAATTCGGTGACATTAAGGATACAGATTGGCATACAGTGACTTTTGAGGTCACGGTTGAAAAAGGACAATCTGGTCAAGACATTCAAAACACAGCCAGCGTCACAGGTAACAACACACCACCAGACGATCCGACAACAAAAACAGAAATCTATCCTCGTGACCCAAAGCTTGAATCAGAAAAATCAGCGGTCTTGCAGAAAAAAGCAGAAGGGAACACAGATGAAGAGCATCCAGAGGTCGGAGATACCCTGCTTTATACAATTAAAACAAAGAATACGATAGAAGACAGTTTGATTAAAGATTTAGTGATTTCAGATCAATTACCAAAAGGGTTGAAGTATGTCACGGGGTCCCTTCAAATTGATGGAGAATCTGTCTCAGATGTGAAAGACGACGATAGCGGAAACTACACAGATGGAAAGGTCACAGGTTCTTTTGGTGATGTCAAGGATACAGACTGGCATACAGTCACCTTTGAAGTGACAGTTGAAAAAGGACAGGCTGGTCAAGACATTCAAAACACAGCCAGCGTCACAGGGGAAAACACACCACCTGATGATCCGACAACGAACACAAAAATTTACCCGCGTGATCCAAAACTATCATCAGAAAAATCAGCGAGCATTCAGAAAAAGGCAGAAGGCAACACAGATAAAAAGACACCACAGGTAGGCGATACCCTGCTTTATACGATCAAAACAAAGAATCTTGAAGAAGACAGCATCGTTGACAATCTCGTGATTTCTGATGAACTGCCAGCAGGTCTTCAATATGTTGAAGGATCACTGAAGGTAGATGGACAGACTGTTACAGATGCAAAAGATGACGACAACGGAGATTACACAAAAGGCACAGTAACCGGTCAATTTGGCCAAATCAAAGACACGGACTGGCATACGGTTACCTTTGAAGCGAAGATCGCCAAAGGCCAAGCGGATAAAACCATTCAAAACACAGCGAAAGTAACAGGCGATAATACACCGCCAGACGAACCAACAACCGAAACAAAAATTGATCCAAGAGATCCAAAGCTTGAATCAGACAAAACATCTGAGATCTCTCAAAAAGCAAAAGGAAATACAAATGAAAAACAAGTTCAGGTAGGCGACACTCTCCTTTACACCATCAAAACAAAAAATAGTGTAGAAGACAGTATCATCAAAGATTTAGTTATCGCAGATAAACTGCCAGAAGGTCTTGAATATGTCGAAGGATCATTAAAAGTAGACGGACAAGCTGTCACAGATGCAAAAGATGACGACAATGGAGATTACACAAAAGGCACAGTGACCGGTCAATTTGGTGACATCCAAGATACAAAATGGCATACAGTGACTTTCGAAGCGAAGGTTGCTAAAGAATATGAAGGTCAAACGATTCAAAATATCGCAGTAGTGAATGGTGAAAATGTAGACGATCCAGACAAACCGGAAAACTCAACTACGGTGGAACCACCTCATGTGCCAGAGGTGCCAGCTAATCCAGACCAACCTTCTGAGCCGCAAAAGGATACACCGGGTCATCACCTTCCGAATACCGCAACAGCGATGTACAACCTTTTACTAGCAGGATTTGCCCTTGTTTTAATAGGTGCAGCCCTTATTGTATGGAATAGAAGAAAAAGAAACGGATAA
- a CDS encoding 4'-phosphopantetheinyl transferase family protein → MKIFAIQLQQLHDIEARKQIDRLKPFVSPEKRAAAERFRFLIDARRTLLGEVLIRQIIHDMYAIPIDQIVFETEENGKPVVRQIPSFHFNLSHSGDWVVCAVDDAPVGIDVEEMKPIDLAIAKRFFSADEYQDLLSQPAERQEAYFFHLWSMKEAFIKLTGKGLSYGLSSFTARLSADGQASLTLPDHEAPCFVQIYSLDPAYQMAVCTRKPAAAESVETLTCNEVLSRL, encoded by the coding sequence ATGAAGATTTTCGCTATCCAATTACAACAATTACATGACATAGAAGCACGAAAACAAATCGATCGGCTGAAGCCCTTTGTGTCACCTGAAAAGCGCGCTGCGGCTGAGCGCTTTCGTTTTCTGATCGATGCAAGAAGAACGCTGTTAGGTGAAGTGTTGATTCGTCAAATCATCCATGATATGTACGCCATTCCTATAGATCAAATTGTGTTTGAAACAGAGGAAAATGGCAAGCCTGTCGTCCGGCAAATCCCTTCCTTTCATTTTAACCTTTCTCACTCTGGCGATTGGGTGGTTTGCGCAGTAGATGATGCACCCGTTGGCATCGATGTTGAGGAGATGAAGCCCATTGATCTAGCGATTGCCAAGCGGTTTTTTTCAGCTGATGAATATCAGGATTTACTTTCACAACCGGCGGAACGACAGGAAGCCTACTTCTTTCATCTATGGTCAATGAAGGAGGCCTTTATCAAGCTGACTGGAAAGGGATTATCCTATGGTCTTTCGTCCTTTACAGCCCGTCTGTCAGCAGATGGACAGGCTTCTTTGACATTACCTGATCATGAAGCCCCTTGCTTTGTCCAAATATACTCACTTGATCCTGCTTATCAAATGGCCGTTTGCACAAGAAAACCTGCTGCGGCTGAGAGTGTCGAGACACTCACTTGCAACGAGGTGCTGTCCCGCCTTTAA
- the tcyA gene encoding cystine ABC transporter substrate-binding lipoprotein TcyA, whose amino-acid sequence MKKMFFAIMLGACVALITACGSGANDNANKQSGSKESGDLWKSIQDKGVLTIGTEGTYAPFTFHDKKTDKLTGYDVEVITEVAKRLDLKPEFKETQWDSMFAGLNSKRFDVVANQVGKTGRENQYEFSDKYTTSQAIVVTKSDNNDIKKLSDVKGKKAAQSLTSNYNKLATDAGAKIEGVEGLAQSIQLIQQGRADLMFNDKLAVLNYLKTSGNKNLKVAFETGDPQETYFAFRKGSGEVVDKVNGALKEMKKDGTLAKISKKWFGEDVTK is encoded by the coding sequence ATGAAAAAAATGTTCTTTGCCATTATGCTAGGCGCTTGTGTTGCATTGATCACGGCATGTGGATCAGGTGCAAACGACAACGCGAATAAACAATCTGGGTCTAAGGAATCAGGTGACCTTTGGAAATCCATTCAGGATAAAGGCGTATTAACGATCGGTACAGAGGGTACTTATGCTCCTTTCACATTCCATGACAAAAAGACAGATAAATTAACTGGCTACGATGTAGAGGTCATCACAGAAGTAGCAAAACGTCTAGACTTAAAACCTGAATTCAAAGAAACACAATGGGACAGTATGTTTGCTGGACTGAATTCAAAACGTTTTGACGTGGTAGCGAACCAAGTTGGTAAAACTGGACGTGAAAATCAATACGAGTTCTCTGATAAATACACAACGTCTCAAGCCATAGTTGTGACAAAATCAGATAACAACGACATCAAAAAACTATCTGATGTCAAAGGAAAAAAAGCAGCACAATCATTAACAAGTAACTACAATAAGCTTGCTACAGATGCTGGCGCTAAGATTGAAGGCGTTGAAGGTCTTGCACAATCCATTCAATTGATTCAGCAAGGACGTGCTGATCTGATGTTCAATGACAAATTGGCTGTATTGAACTACTTGAAAACAAGCGGTAACAAAAACCTAAAAGTTGCATTTGAAACAGGAGATCCTCAAGAAACCTATTTTGCCTTCAGAAAAGGCAGCGGCGAAGTCGTTGACAAAGTGAATGGCGCATTAAAAGAAATGAAGAAAGACGGTACTCTCGCGAAGATTTCTAAGAAATGGTTTGGTGAAGATGTTACAAAATAA
- a CDS encoding amino acid permease, producing MDVGQNQPEQLKRAMTSRHLFMISLGGVIGTGFFLGTGYTIGQAGPVGAVLSYIVGGLIMYLTMLCLGELSVALPVSGSFHTYATKFVSPAAGFAVGWIYWLGWAATVALEFLSAGQLMRRWLPQVDVWIWCFIFGLCLFLLNARSAKAFGESEFFFSTIKIVAILLFIGVGGAAMFGFIQTTSGEPAPYFSHFVSDGLFPNGLLAVVVTMITVNFSFQGTELIGIAAGESENPEKTVPRSIHQTVWRTLVFFVLSVFVLAGMVPWKEAGVLESPFVTVFERTGIPYAADIMNFVIIIALLSVANSGLYASTRMLYSLSKEGMAGKAFRRVNRRGIPMNALLLTFLFTGISLLSGFFAEKTVFVWIVSIAGMSAQAGWITITLSQLLFRRRYLKAGGKLENLKFKTPLYPVLPIIAITMNTIVLVSLAFDPEQRIGLYVGVPLMIIGYVVYHRYVKKHQVKSEPLKLQIRGDDEIRF from the coding sequence GTGGATGTTGGACAAAATCAGCCCGAACAATTGAAAAGGGCGATGACCTCCCGCCATTTATTTATGATTTCACTTGGCGGTGTCATTGGGACAGGCTTTTTCTTAGGAACGGGCTATACGATTGGACAAGCAGGTCCAGTCGGAGCCGTTCTTTCTTATATTGTGGGTGGATTGATTATGTATTTAACCATGCTGTGTCTTGGAGAGCTGTCAGTTGCACTTCCTGTCTCGGGGTCGTTTCACACGTATGCGACCAAATTTGTCAGTCCTGCCGCTGGTTTTGCTGTTGGCTGGATTTATTGGCTCGGCTGGGCGGCAACCGTCGCACTTGAATTCTTATCAGCAGGACAGCTGATGAGGCGCTGGCTCCCGCAAGTGGATGTGTGGATCTGGTGTTTCATATTTGGGCTGTGTCTTTTCTTATTAAATGCCCGATCTGCGAAAGCGTTCGGGGAGTCGGAATTTTTCTTTTCAACCATTAAGATTGTTGCCATTTTATTATTTATTGGTGTAGGCGGAGCGGCGATGTTTGGTTTCATTCAAACGACGAGCGGGGAACCGGCTCCTTACTTCAGTCACTTTGTAAGTGATGGACTGTTTCCAAATGGATTGCTTGCTGTTGTGGTCACGATGATCACGGTGAATTTTTCGTTTCAAGGGACAGAGCTGATCGGGATTGCGGCAGGGGAGAGTGAAAACCCTGAGAAAACCGTTCCTCGTTCTATTCATCAGACGGTTTGGCGTACACTCGTCTTTTTCGTTTTATCTGTTTTCGTATTAGCGGGTATGGTGCCTTGGAAGGAAGCTGGTGTGCTGGAAAGTCCATTTGTCACCGTGTTTGAGAGAACAGGAATTCCTTATGCGGCAGATATCATGAACTTTGTCATTATCATTGCTTTATTATCTGTTGCAAACTCTGGCTTGTATGCTTCAACGAGAATGCTGTACTCCTTATCGAAGGAAGGAATGGCAGGAAAGGCGTTCAGACGAGTGAATCGGCGCGGTATTCCGATGAATGCCTTACTGCTTACCTTCCTGTTTACAGGGATTTCGCTATTATCTGGGTTCTTTGCAGAGAAAACCGTCTTTGTCTGGATTGTTTCAATTGCCGGAATGAGTGCCCAGGCTGGCTGGATCACAATTACATTATCACAGCTGCTTTTCCGCAGGAGATATTTGAAAGCAGGCGGAAAGCTGGAAAATTTGAAATTTAAAACACCCCTTTATCCGGTTCTGCCGATCATTGCGATCACGATGAATACGATCGTATTGGTCAGCCTTGCCTTTGATCCGGAGCAGCGTATCGGGTTATATGTCGGCGTACCACTCATGATCATTGGATATGTCGTCTATCACCGCTATGTGAAGAAACATCAGGTGAAAAGCGAACCGCTCAAACTGCAAATTCGTGGAGATGATGAGATTCGGTTTTAA